In Pochonia chlamydosporia 170 chromosome Unknown PCv3seq00008, whole genome shotgun sequence, the following proteins share a genomic window:
- a CDS encoding LysM domain-containing protein (similar to Cordyceps militaris CM01 XP_006674317.1) translates to MHRKGIFALGLFPTLLSARELHSRRSVICSFSTAASNGNTCQSFAGAWGLTLDQFVSLNPGLSCPNLVAGHSYCVVGTVSTVTTTSTTSSSTPPVTTSTTLSDSTKTASTTTAAKPGNGITTPTPIQPDMVSNCDAFYFVKKGDTCTKIASQYKLSLSDFQTWNPKVGSDCTGLWANTYACVSVIGYSPPPTSTLSSGNGIQTPTPTQPGIVNNCAKFQFIQNGDTCANVASKNGISLERFLQWNPQAGSDCAGLWANAYACVGIISYSLKSYYHTDCTGDVHNTVSIVDGSNGMCIDTGCAVGSVDVALGGLCPRGQVQLSYWENPGCIGKWFGYGYMSRGQCHKMWTEGWKFKSLHLRCTREQDDCVNQKTCTYDPEPPNNLC, encoded by the exons ATGCATCGAAAGGGAATTTTTGCTCTGGGATTGTTCCCAACTCTGCTGTCCGCCCGCGAGCTGCATTCTCGCCGAAGCGTGATCTGCAGCTTCTCTACGGCCGCTAGCAACGGAAACACTTGTCAATCCTTTGCTGGGGCATGGGGTCTCACCCTTGACCAGTTCGTGTCGTTGAATCCTGGACTCAGTTGTCCTAACCTTGTAGCTGGTCACAGCTACTGTGTGGTTGGCACCGTCTCGACGGTCACTACGACCTCGACTACTTCCAGCTCCACGCCTCCAGtcacaacctcaaccacTTTAAGTGATTCCACAAaaacagcttcaacaacaactgCAGCGAAACCAGGCAACG GCATCACCACTCCAACTCCAATACAGCCTGACATGGTTTCCAACTGCGATGCATTTTATTTCGTCAAGAAGGGTGACACCTGTACAAAGATAGCCTCGCAGTATAAATTAAGCCTCTCAGACTTCCAAACTTGGAACCCCAAAGTTGGCAGCGATTGCACTGGACTCTGGGCTAATACTTATGCCTGCGTCTCGGTAATTGGCTATAGTCCCCCGCCTACATCGACATTGTCGTCGGGCAACGGCATTcaaacgccaacgccaacgcaGCCGGGTATAGTCAATAACTGTGCCAAGTTCCAGTTTATCCAGAATGGCGACACATGCGCTAACGTTGCTTCCAAGAATGGTATTTCTTTAGAGCGGTTTCTCCAGTGGAATCCACAGGCAGGTAGCGATTGCGCGGGGCTATGGGCGAATGCCTACGCCTGCGTCGGTATTATCTCCTACTCCCTTAAGTCCTATTACCACACAGACTGCACTGGCGACGTGCACAACACTGTCAGTATTGTTGATGGGAGTAACGGCATGTGCATAGATACGGGCTGCGCCGTAGGGTCTGTAGATGTTGCTCTGGGTGGCCTATGCCCCAGAGGTCAAGTGCAACTTAGCTATTGGGAGAATCCAGGGTGTATTGGCAAGTGGTTTGGCTATGGCTATATGAGCAGAGGGCAATGCCACAAGATGTGGACGGAAGGCTGGAAGTTCAAATCGCTGCATTTGAGGTGCACGAGAGAACAGGACGACTGTGTGAACCAGAAGACCTGTACTTACGACCCAGAACCACCCAACAATTTGTGTTGA